The genomic region CTCGGTGACCCAGGCGTTGCCGGGGCCGAAAATCTTGTCCACGGACGGAATCGATTCCGTGCCGTAGGCCATCGCCGCCACCGCCTGGGCGCCGCCGGCCAGGTAGACCGCATCGATGCCGCAATAGCGTGCCGCAGTCAGCACGGCGGGATCGGCCCGCCCGTCCTCCTGGGGCGGGGTACACAGGACGCGCCGGGGACAGCCCGCGAGCGCCGCCGGGACCGCCAGCATGATCACGGTGGACGGCAACGGCGCCGAACCCGCCGGCACGTAGAGCCCCACGGCGCGAATCGGGCGGGTGATGCGACGGCAGACCACGCCCGGCATGGTCTCCACCTCGATGGGCGGCATGAGCTGTGCGGCGTGGAAGGCCCGCACATTGTCGATCGCGATGCGCAGCGCGCCGCGCTGAGTGTCGTCGAGCGACGCCTCGGCCGCATCGAAATCCGCCGGCGGCACGCGCAATGCGTCCAGTGCCACGCCGTCGAACCGGGCCGCGAACTTCAGCAGCGCCTTGTCGCCATCGCGGCGGGTCTCGGCGATGATCGCCGCGACCTCGTCGGCCAGCGCGTCACGCCGCGCCGCCTCGGGGCGCGCCAGGGCCGCAGCCCGGCCGGGCTCGTCGAGCTCAGCCCAGCGATAACGACGGAGGATTGGATCGTTTTCAGGCAAGCATCTTCTCCACGGGCAACACCAGCATCGAGCTTGCGCCCGCGGCCTTCAGCCCTTCCAGGGTTTCCCAGAACACGTTTTCGCGGCACACGGCGTGCACCGCCACCTTGTCGTCCCGTCCTTCGAGCGGCATGACCGTCGGCGATTCACTGCCGGGCAGCAGGCGGCGGATCTCGGCCAGGGCCGAGCGCGGTGCGTGCAGCATGATGTACTTGCTCTCCCGCACGCTCAGCACCCCGCGCATGCGGCTGACGAGCCGTGCCGGCCAGCCCTCCGCGGGCCCGCCGTTGCTGGAGATCAGCGCCGCCATGCTCTCGAACACCACCTCCGCTTCCACGAGATCGTTCGCCAGGAGCGTCGAGCCGGTGGACACGAGGTCGCAGATGACATCGGCCCGGCCCAGCCGCGGCGCGATCTCCACGGCGCCGGACAACATCACGATCTCGGCGTTCACCTGCTGCGTGTCCAGCCAGTCCTGCAGGATACGCGGATAGGTCGTCGCGATGCGCAGTCCCTCCAGGCTTTGCGGCGATCGGTAGTCGAAACCGCGAGGCACGCCGATGGACAGGCGACAGCGGCCGAAATCCAGTTCGAGTTCGGGCCGGACGTCCATGCCGTCGGCGACTTTTTCCCGGAACACGTTCATGCCCACGATGCCGAGATCGCA from Wenzhouxiangella sp. XN24 harbors:
- the hisG gene encoding ATP phosphoribosyltransferase, yielding MTVPPQQRIKIAVQKSGRLTDNSLHLMETCGLVYSRGRDQLICFGENMPVDVLLVRDDDIPELVAEGICDLGIVGMNVFREKVADGMDVRPELELDFGRCRLSIGVPRGFDYRSPQSLEGLRIATTYPRILQDWLDTQQVNAEIVMLSGAVEIAPRLGRADVICDLVSTGSTLLANDLVEAEVVFESMAALISSNGGPAEGWPARLVSRMRGVLSVRESKYIMLHAPRSALAEIRRLLPGSESPTVMPLEGRDDKVAVHAVCRENVFWETLEGLKAAGASSMLVLPVEKMLA